Proteins from a genomic interval of Capsicum annuum cultivar UCD-10X-F1 chromosome 4, UCD10Xv1.1, whole genome shotgun sequence:
- the LOC124897903 gene encoding uncharacterized protein LOC124897903 — MSLTILASSKIAQSWKKKILVERNDSLSTSITLSDGKSTFFFANSEEHNQNSEKVMEPKETVPFDGFPPVTKTPKRVTFLEASLNSESLSDTVTMDSDICNDEPLVCPAIASLDADPSLPPYNPKNNFLSPSKPKLDDCYLFELLSENLSDIDGKEAFTEATVDQEEEPAMPVAKQIDEPTLPVAAEDISEPKMKSKSRSSTILRFLSLMLVLMISFLSFSVTDSPILATSGSIIDLRFSNVSIPSPIPVLAFPVLAKANSYFKQFLGEVVSYFSKFINDLGSTGSEELDKKFEPIELVEDEESETEPDKEEFQMDADLDDGGEVEIEGVDVLEIEEASTIQLAEGNESDSSERDLDQGLTTSNVEVELAEYQSFIANNALESMIDNPESIVKEISDVEEAQPLEIIESPIRHNEDNVGAYHILGISSLVLSLLVGIVLYLKRRSDKTLHPVAVSSKKFAAHHVVKEKHSSQN; from the exons ATGTCTCTGACGATTTTAGCTTCTTCCAAGATTGCTCAATCCTGGAAAAAGAAAATCTTGGTGGAAAGAAACGATTCTCTAAGTACTTCAATCACCTTATCTGATGGTAAATCTACGTTCTTTTTTGCAAATTCTGAAGAACATAATCAAAATTCTGAGAAGGTTATGGAGCCTAAGGAGACTGTTCCTTTTGATGGTTTTCCTCCGGTTACCAAAACCCCAAAAAGGGTAACGTTTTTGGAGGCATCTTTAAATTCTGAATCCCTTTCTGATACTGTAACAATGGATTCTGACATTTGCAATGATGAACCATTGGTCTGTCCTGCAATAGCCTCACTAGATGCTGATCCCTCTCTACCTCCATATAACCCTAAAAACAATTTCCTTTCTCCAAGCAAACCCAAGCTAGATGACTGCTACTTGTTTGAGTTACTGTCTGAGAACCTTTCAGACATAGATGGCA AAGAGGCGTTCACTGAAGCAACGGTTGATCAAGAAGAGGAACCTGCAATGCCTGTTGCTAAGCAAATTGATGAACCTACACTACCTGTTGCTGCTGAGGACATATCTGAGccaaaaatgaaatcaaaatcaagatcTTCAACAATATTGAGGTTTTTATCTCTGATGTTGGTacttatgatttctttcttatcattctcagtAACTGATTCTCCTATACTTGCTACCTCTGGGTCTATTATAGACTTAAGATTCTCTAATGTCAGTATTCCATCACCTATTCCGGTATTGGCTTTTCCAGTTTTAGCTAAGGCTAATAGTTACTTTAAGCAATTCTTGGGTGAAGTGGTTTCTTATTTCTCAAAGTTTATTAATGACCTTG GCAGTACTGGTAGTGAGGAATTGGATAAAAAGTTCGAACCAATTGAGTTAGTAGAGGATGAAGAATCTGAAACCGAGCCAGATAAGGAAGAATTTCAAATGGATGCTGATTTAGATGACGGTGGGGAAGTTGAAATTGAAGGAGTGGATGTGTTGGAGATTGAAGAAGCTTCCACAATTCAATTAGCTGAG GGGAATGAATCTGATAGTTCAGAAAGGGATTTGGACCAAGGGCTTACAACTTCTAATGTTGAGGTTGAGTTGGCTGAATACCAATCTTTCATTGCTAATAATGCACTTGAGTCAATGATTGACAATCCTGAAAGCATTGTGAAAGAAATTTCTGATGTTGAAGAAGCCCAACCTTTGGAAATAATAGAGTCTCCAATAAGACATAATGAAGATAATGTTGGTGCTTATCATATCCTGGGAATTTCCTCACTTGTACTGAGTCTACTTGTTGGTATAGTTCTGTACTTGAAGAGAAGAAGTGATAAGACTTTGCATCCAGTAGCAGTCTCAAGTAAGAAATTTGCCGCACACCATGTTGTCAAAGAGAAGCATTCCTCTCAAAATTAG